In Paenibacillus sp. J23TS9, a single genomic region encodes these proteins:
- a CDS encoding Ger(x)C family spore germination protein encodes MSKRVLKLLIVCVMLIGMALQMTGCNKSQRILEKLAIDHTIGYDLDDEQKLNVTAAIINQGEGGSEVKQELITAEAETSKEAKIKLSRQTSRNIVSGQLRNTMYSMDVASQGIRKLIENLVRDPSISPRVKITVVNGSVEELLRSQFPNHPNTSQYVDHLLEKNWKNQNIPQVNIYQFTRDYLDDGIDPVAPIVRKKGDNVIVDGLALFKDDKYVGKLSADYNMLFAMSRGKYRQGEIYIKLDQNDSDGAVMLGTVSSDKKFKVWRKRSGGFVVELCLEVKGDIMEYTGNVLLDNHKDIITIEQGISKYISNKMEDMVDIMKDKRADNVGLGKQVRNSISYKEWKNINWDELYPEVTFRCTVNTKIKSTGEILEIPVPSRE; translated from the coding sequence GTGTCTAAGCGAGTCTTAAAGCTGCTCATTGTATGTGTAATGCTTATTGGCATGGCTCTTCAAATGACTGGCTGCAACAAAAGCCAAAGAATTCTGGAAAAGCTGGCCATTGATCATACCATTGGTTATGACCTTGATGATGAACAAAAGCTGAACGTAACCGCGGCCATTATTAACCAGGGAGAAGGAGGAAGTGAAGTTAAACAGGAGCTGATTACAGCAGAAGCAGAAACTAGCAAGGAAGCTAAAATCAAGCTTTCCAGACAGACCAGCCGGAATATTGTATCCGGACAGCTCCGAAACACGATGTACAGTATGGATGTGGCCAGTCAGGGAATCCGCAAGCTGATCGAAAATTTGGTGCGGGATCCTTCGATATCACCCCGGGTTAAAATAACGGTCGTGAATGGCTCTGTAGAGGAATTATTAAGAAGTCAATTCCCTAATCACCCCAATACCAGCCAATATGTTGACCATCTATTGGAGAAGAATTGGAAAAATCAAAACATTCCGCAGGTAAACATATATCAATTTACAAGAGATTATCTGGATGACGGGATCGATCCGGTCGCTCCTATTGTACGGAAAAAAGGAGACAATGTGATTGTTGACGGTCTTGCCTTGTTTAAGGATGACAAATATGTCGGTAAGTTAAGCGCGGACTATAATATGCTGTTTGCCATGTCTCGGGGCAAATACAGACAGGGTGAAATTTATATCAAGCTCGATCAGAACGATTCAGATGGTGCTGTTATGCTGGGCACGGTTAGCAGCGATAAGAAATTTAAAGTGTGGCGAAAACGAAGCGGGGGATTTGTGGTTGAGCTGTGTCTAGAAGTCAAGGGAGATATTATGGAGTATACGGGAAATGTACTTTTAGATAATCATAAGGATATCATTACTATTGAACAGGGTATTTCCAAGTATATCTCTAACAAAATGGAGGACATGGTGGATATCATGAAAGACAAACGGGCAGACAATGTCGGTCTCGGTAAACAAGTCCGCAACAGCATCAGCTATAAAGAGTGGAAGAATATAAATTGGGATGAGCTTTACCCAGAAGTTACCTTTCGATGCACAGTGAACACCAAAATCAAAAGCACCGGTGAAATATTGGAAATTCCGGTACCGTCCCGGGAATGA
- a CDS encoding GerAB/ArcD/ProY family transporter, which translates to MKERLYSTHIALLVFMIQTGVSALSLSRKAAVYFGTNGWLSILILGCVAAINIVLISIVNRMGNGMSVFDIMEKSIPRFIVIPIYLLLSAYLAAIGCLVGKQYIHIFQLIAFPTASPLMLQGCFNLLVLILVTKGIYNISKAATVFSLLILWMVFLLFAFSNDFEFERMTPFVFKGGRDMLVGAVDMFAAFVGYELILFVMPYADRSKKWTRSVQIGNLMTTLTYFSFVFISFGFFSLGQLKIMIYPLLDMLAYIQLPFVERLENMLFSFLLFTVVVTSTMYTWSAGEAVHHVFPKANRNVMALFIVFITFLLSILPDTLYELELWLKILSYGEVAFSFAFPIFLILLLLIQGRMGVKSRV; encoded by the coding sequence ATGAAGGAAAGACTGTATTCGACCCATATCGCCTTACTTGTATTTATGATTCAAACAGGCGTGTCAGCGCTGAGTTTGTCCAGAAAGGCAGCCGTCTACTTTGGTACGAATGGATGGCTGTCCATTTTGATCCTAGGCTGTGTAGCTGCGATTAATATTGTGTTGATTTCTATCGTCAACCGGATGGGCAACGGCATGTCGGTCTTTGATATCATGGAAAAATCCATTCCACGATTCATTGTTATTCCCATCTACCTATTACTTTCTGCTTATCTGGCTGCCATCGGATGTTTGGTTGGAAAGCAATACATCCATATATTTCAGCTCATTGCTTTCCCAACGGCTTCTCCCTTAATGCTGCAGGGCTGTTTTAACCTTCTGGTTTTAATTCTCGTGACCAAAGGAATTTACAATATCAGCAAGGCTGCGACTGTTTTTTCGCTTTTGATCTTATGGATGGTGTTCTTATTGTTTGCTTTTTCGAATGATTTTGAGTTTGAACGTATGACCCCTTTTGTGTTTAAGGGGGGAAGAGATATGCTCGTAGGCGCTGTAGACATGTTTGCCGCTTTTGTGGGTTATGAGCTGATTTTGTTTGTCATGCCATACGCTGACAGATCCAAGAAGTGGACGAGATCCGTCCAAATCGGCAATCTCATGACGACGTTGACCTATTTCTCGTTTGTGTTCATCAGCTTCGGTTTTTTTAGTCTGGGACAATTGAAAATCATGATTTACCCGCTGCTGGACATGCTGGCATATATTCAGCTGCCTTTTGTGGAAAGATTGGAGAACATGTTATTCAGCTTCCTGCTGTTCACGGTCGTGGTAACTTCCACGATGTACACTTGGTCTGCAGGCGAAGCGGTACATCATGTATTTCCCAAAGCGAACCGCAATGTAATGGCATTGTTTATCGTCTTTATCACTTTCCTGCTCTCGATTTTACCAGACACGCTGTATGAACTGGAATTATGGCTCAAGATATTGAGCTATGGCGAAGTGGCTTTTTCATTTGCTTTCCCTATATTTCTCATTCTGCTTCTGCTGATTCAAGGGCGAATGGGGGTGAAGAGCCGTGTCTAA
- a CDS encoding spore germination protein — protein sequence MTAKHKPITLEYVLHEFEQCVDLIHRNFPMLSADMVYFDHLIDKDAMEREVLQPFANVQADELDHLLKDSRFNSSSSSKEIIEGILKGDAAIFHESSVYLVSLYGPSSRSIEQSETEAVIIGPHDAFTESAFTNLSLIRRKLKSSHLKAIQLSVGEVAKSDVFVLYIDGIVNMEFVNEMIKRIRDIEVDIITDSNMLVQHIDDYPNTIFPLFLTTERPDLIVSKLSSGRVAVIMDESPSVISGPTSLFEFFTSPDDYYQRWIIGTATRILRYIAFIITITFTAVYVAITTYHYEMIPENLLYTLIESRSRVPFPPVFEALLMEVTIELLREAGARLPSKIGQTIGIVGGIVIGQAAVQAGLTSNILIIAVALSAIASFVIPSYVMSASIRFARFFLIILAGIWGNFGLMIGISILVIHLSKLTSLGSSYITPIAPLNFQDWKDSFIRGPFWMLKDRPAQSRTHNKVRNKMKR from the coding sequence ATGACGGCAAAACATAAGCCGATTACTTTGGAGTATGTGCTGCATGAGTTCGAACAGTGTGTCGATTTGATTCATCGGAATTTTCCGATGTTATCCGCAGATATGGTATATTTTGACCATTTGATTGACAAGGATGCCATGGAGAGAGAGGTTCTTCAGCCTTTTGCGAATGTTCAAGCCGATGAACTGGATCATCTCCTGAAGGACTCCCGGTTCAACTCATCTTCTAGCAGCAAGGAAATCATTGAGGGGATACTTAAGGGTGACGCAGCTATTTTTCATGAATCATCGGTTTATCTGGTATCACTGTACGGTCCAAGCAGCCGCTCCATTGAGCAGTCAGAGACGGAAGCAGTCATCATCGGTCCCCATGATGCCTTTACAGAATCTGCATTTACCAATTTGTCCTTAATCCGCCGTAAGCTGAAAAGCTCCCATCTAAAGGCCATTCAGCTGTCTGTGGGAGAAGTGGCCAAAAGCGATGTGTTTGTGTTGTATATTGACGGGATCGTTAATATGGAATTTGTGAATGAAATGATTAAGCGGATCCGTGATATTGAAGTCGACATCATTACGGACAGTAACATGCTTGTTCAGCACATCGATGATTATCCCAATACGATTTTCCCTTTGTTTTTGACAACGGAACGTCCTGATTTGATTGTTTCCAAGCTTTCGAGTGGAAGGGTAGCGGTCATTATGGACGAAAGTCCTTCGGTGATTTCAGGTCCAACATCGCTATTTGAATTTTTCACCTCTCCGGATGACTATTATCAACGCTGGATTATTGGCACAGCAACCCGGATTCTGAGATATATCGCCTTTATCATCACAATTACCTTTACAGCGGTATACGTAGCCATTACAACCTACCATTATGAGATGATACCCGAAAATTTACTATATACCCTGATCGAATCACGAAGCCGCGTGCCGTTTCCACCTGTGTTTGAGGCGCTTCTTATGGAGGTGACGATTGAGCTGCTGCGTGAGGCAGGTGCGCGTCTTCCCAGTAAAATCGGCCAAACGATAGGGATTGTTGGAGGTATCGTCATTGGACAAGCAGCGGTACAGGCAGGGCTTACGAGTAATATTCTGATTATTGCTGTGGCTTTATCAGCGATTGCTTCCTTTGTCATCCCCAGTTATGTGATGAGTGCCTCCATTCGCTTTGCCCGGTTTTTCTTGATTATTTTGGCTGGAATCTGGGGGAATTTTGGGCTCATGATCGGGATATCCATCCTGGTGATACATCTTTCCAAGCTTACAAGTTTGGGTTCCTCGTATATTACACCCATTGCGCCGCTGAATTTTCAGGATTGGAAGGATAGCTTCATCCGGGGTCCGTTCTGGATGCTGAAGGATCGTCCCGCTCAATCAAGGACTCATAACAAGGTGCGTAATAAAATGAAACGATAA
- a CDS encoding PadR family transcriptional regulator — MDERELLVLGLLMTQSQHGYQINDFIERNLGQVSDMKKATAYSILKRLDKQGCVDVTVEQEGNRPPRQIYSITDRGRELFYDLLRSSLAHAENVTPAGEIGLMFIDHLSRKDAKELLKIKLEKMNQLIEACSSIPSHEEGIGVNLSFRHRLALLECNRTFLIQTIQELENESAV, encoded by the coding sequence ATGGATGAACGTGAACTGCTTGTTTTGGGTCTGCTAATGACTCAAAGCCAGCATGGTTATCAAATTAATGATTTTATTGAACGGAATTTGGGACAAGTGTCCGATATGAAGAAAGCGACGGCATATTCTATCTTAAAACGGTTGGATAAACAAGGATGCGTAGATGTTACAGTGGAACAGGAAGGTAACCGGCCGCCCAGACAAATTTATTCCATCACGGATCGCGGCAGAGAGCTTTTTTACGATCTGCTTCGCTCATCTCTGGCCCATGCAGAAAATGTAACTCCGGCAGGAGAGATCGGTTTAATGTTTATAGATCATCTTTCACGGAAAGACGCCAAGGAGCTTCTTAAAATCAAACTGGAGAAAATGAATCAGTTGATTGAGGCCTGCTCCTCGATCCCTTCACACGAAGAGGGAATTGGAGTGAATCTTTCCTTCCGGCATAGACTGGCTTTGCTTGAATGCAACCGAACGTTTCTGATTCAAACCATACAGGAACTGGAGAATGAATCCGCGGTATAA
- a CDS encoding CHASE3 domain-containing protein: MRKKMKLNIGSKITLGYIFILICVAVFLLVVTNRVASLQHETDFISQHDIEVHDLANSVEKSLLDMETGQRGYAITGDSSYLEPYNQASSAWETNYNNLYLLLTDNPSQQENLKDIRQSIEKWIETAGKPVIDMKKNGREDEVKQFFSKDPGKETMDSIRNKFNSFLATEKALTIERVQSLEDSNEKLITTIYILWVIVAVLSIMVAVTISRNIVTIIKDVTRTIKEMAAGGSLDTRIQVRTNDEIADLGRTTNELLEVVQKQGELKDEVASMSTLLQNESTLRSLSEQFVDRLAAVLGVPYVVLYAAQHEELVISASYAGQNEKTAKHSIAWGEGLVGQCAKDRKIIKLDHIPDHYIRISSGLGSTAPSFVVVAPFIYEGTTLAVVEVAALDKLDAHQMEMFKQLVETASGTMHSVINRMEIQRLYMESQTLNEELQSQSEELQVQTEELQVQSEELQMQTDELQSMNEKLEIQKDQAQNAAVELEKYAGQLETSSNYKSEFLANMSHELRTPLNSMLILSQILAENRTGNLTEEEANYASVINSSGTDLLHLINDILDLSKVEAGKIQLEISAVNMSELPESMERYFGKTAEFKSLQFRYEIAPNVPDIFYSDELRLHQIIRNLLSNAFKFTERGEVSLNIYKLDSVTTKGFSIPTETLAFAVRDTGIGISEDKQNMIFEAFKQADGATARKFGGTGLGLSISQQFAKLLGGELTVESVPGIGSTFTLYLPCETEHVDVSPMILMQSEAAVGAAPGAASQAAWSYKPEETGGKPLGQSMVEQEPLFLEETELFEGKKVLVVDDDIRNVYALANALERYNMHVLTAQNGYECLDILQTDPDISIILMDIMMPEMDGYQTMKNIRNTLDLTELPILALTAKAMKEDKDKCLAAGASDYLSKPLNINEVISRMKVWLTKSQME; the protein is encoded by the coding sequence TTGCGAAAGAAGATGAAGTTGAACATTGGCTCGAAGATCACACTTGGTTATATATTTATATTGATCTGTGTCGCTGTATTTCTGCTCGTCGTTACGAACAGGGTTGCATCGCTGCAGCATGAGACCGATTTTATAAGCCAACACGATATAGAGGTTCATGATCTGGCAAACAGTGTGGAAAAATCGCTCCTCGATATGGAGACTGGTCAGCGGGGATATGCCATAACCGGAGATTCATCATATCTTGAGCCCTACAATCAGGCGAGTTCTGCCTGGGAAACGAATTATAACAATCTCTACCTGCTATTGACTGATAATCCTTCTCAGCAGGAGAATCTTAAAGATATCCGTCAAAGTATAGAAAAATGGATAGAAACTGCCGGTAAACCCGTAATTGACATGAAGAAAAACGGCAGGGAAGATGAAGTTAAACAGTTTTTTAGTAAGGACCCGGGTAAGGAAACTATGGATTCGATCCGTAACAAGTTCAATTCTTTCCTGGCAACGGAAAAGGCACTTACTATCGAGCGAGTGCAAAGCTTGGAAGATAGTAATGAAAAGCTCATTACGACGATTTATATTCTGTGGGTTATCGTTGCAGTCCTTTCCATTATGGTGGCTGTTACCATCTCAAGAAACATTGTTACGATTATTAAAGACGTGACTCGAACGATTAAAGAAATGGCTGCCGGCGGCAGTCTGGACACAAGAATACAGGTTCGTACGAATGATGAAATTGCAGATCTCGGACGCACGACCAATGAATTGCTTGAGGTCGTACAGAAGCAAGGAGAACTTAAAGATGAAGTCGCTTCGATGTCCACGCTTCTTCAGAATGAATCCACTTTGAGAAGCCTGAGTGAGCAATTCGTTGACCGATTGGCAGCAGTACTCGGTGTACCATATGTCGTATTATACGCAGCTCAGCATGAAGAGCTTGTCATCTCTGCTTCTTATGCGGGTCAAAATGAAAAGACAGCAAAACACTCCATTGCCTGGGGAGAAGGCCTGGTCGGGCAATGTGCCAAAGATCGGAAAATAATTAAATTAGATCATATCCCCGATCATTACATACGGATATCTTCGGGGCTTGGCAGTACTGCGCCTTCATTTGTGGTAGTGGCGCCTTTTATATATGAAGGAACAACATTGGCAGTTGTCGAGGTTGCAGCGCTGGACAAGCTGGATGCACATCAGATGGAGATGTTCAAACAGTTGGTGGAAACGGCAAGCGGCACGATGCACAGCGTTATAAACCGAATGGAAATCCAGCGTCTCTATATGGAATCGCAGACCTTAAATGAGGAGCTTCAATCACAGTCGGAAGAGCTGCAGGTTCAAACGGAGGAGCTGCAGGTACAGTCTGAGGAACTGCAAATGCAGACAGATGAGCTGCAATCGATGAATGAAAAGCTGGAAATCCAGAAGGATCAGGCACAGAATGCTGCGGTCGAGCTGGAGAAGTACGCAGGGCAGCTGGAAACCAGCTCCAATTATAAATCGGAGTTCCTGGCGAATATGTCTCATGAGCTGCGTACACCGCTGAACAGCATGTTAATTCTATCCCAGATTCTTGCGGAAAACCGGACAGGCAATCTGACCGAAGAAGAGGCCAATTATGCATCGGTGATCAATTCATCGGGCACAGACCTTCTTCATCTGATCAATGATATTTTGGATCTTTCCAAGGTAGAGGCGGGTAAAATCCAGCTTGAAATATCTGCTGTGAATATGTCTGAACTACCGGAGTCCATGGAACGTTATTTTGGTAAAACAGCGGAGTTCAAATCACTTCAATTCAGATATGAAATTGCTCCGAATGTTCCTGATATTTTTTATAGCGATGAGCTCAGACTTCATCAGATTATTAGAAATCTGCTCTCGAACGCTTTCAAATTCACAGAACGCGGGGAAGTCAGCCTAAATATATACAAGCTTGATTCGGTTACAACGAAAGGATTCTCTATTCCGACAGAAACGCTCGCTTTTGCTGTAAGGGATACGGGAATCGGAATTTCGGAAGACAAGCAGAACATGATATTTGAAGCCTTTAAGCAGGCTGATGGTGCGACAGCGCGGAAATTTGGAGGTACGGGACTTGGATTGTCCATATCCCAGCAATTTGCCAAGCTGCTTGGCGGCGAGCTGACTGTGGAAAGTGTACCGGGTATCGGCAGCACCTTTACGTTGTATCTGCCTTGTGAAACAGAGCATGTTGATGTTTCGCCTATGATCCTGATGCAGTCCGAAGCGGCTGTTGGAGCCGCTCCTGGCGCGGCGTCACAAGCGGCATGGTCTTATAAGCCAGAGGAAACTGGCGGCAAGCCGTTAGGACAAAGCATGGTTGAACAGGAACCATTGTTCCTTGAGGAGACCGAGCTTTTTGAAGGTAAAAAAGTGCTTGTTGTCGACGATGATATACGGAATGTTTACGCTTTGGCGAATGCGCTAGAGAGATATAATATGCATGTTCTTACGGCTCAGAACGGCTATGAATGCCTTGATATCCTGCAAACTGATCCTGATATTTCCATTATCCTAATGGACATCATGATGCCTGAAATGGATGGGTATCAAACGATGAAAAATATCCGCAATACGCTGGACTTAACGGAACTGCCGATCCTTGCGTTAACTGCTAAAGCAATGAAGGAAGATAAAGATAAATGTTTGGCGGCTGGTGCCTCGGATTATCTGAGCAAACCGCTAAATATCAACGAGGTTATCTCACGGATGAAGGTATGGTTGACCAAATCCCAAATGGAATAA
- a CDS encoding ABC transporter ATP-binding protein, with protein sequence MLEIKQVSKLFNPGSPDEKIALNHINVNLRPGDFITLIGSNGAGKSTLMNIISGVMKPDAGDVMIDGKIISHLPEYQRSRWIGRVFQDPMAGTAPHMTIEENLAMAFARGKRRGLKMSIKASRRQMFRESLERLGIGLENRLRAKVGLLSGGERQALSLLMATFTQPDILLLDEHTAALDPARAELITRLTESIVREMKLTTLMVTHNMEQAIRLGNRLIMMDKGQIILDIDEQRKKSLTVEELLGEFARISGHKLSDDRMVLA encoded by the coding sequence ATGCTTGAAATCAAACAGGTATCCAAGTTGTTTAATCCGGGCTCACCCGATGAGAAAATCGCATTGAATCATATTAACGTTAACCTGCGTCCCGGAGATTTCATTACGCTGATCGGCAGTAACGGAGCCGGTAAATCTACCCTCATGAATATCATCTCGGGTGTCATGAAGCCGGATGCGGGTGACGTCATGATTGATGGGAAAATCATCAGCCATCTTCCTGAATACCAGCGCAGCCGGTGGATCGGAAGAGTATTTCAGGATCCAATGGCCGGAACGGCGCCCCATATGACGATCGAGGAAAATCTGGCGATGGCCTTCGCCAGAGGCAAGCGCCGTGGGCTCAAGATGAGTATCAAAGCGAGCCGCAGACAGATGTTCCGCGAATCTCTCGAGCGGCTCGGTATTGGACTCGAGAATCGACTTCGCGCCAAAGTCGGCCTTTTGTCAGGCGGGGAACGTCAGGCACTCAGTCTGCTGATGGCGACCTTTACGCAGCCCGATATCCTGCTGCTGGATGAACACACCGCAGCGCTTGATCCGGCCCGTGCCGAGCTGATTACACGTTTAACGGAATCTATCGTACGCGAGATGAAGCTGACAACGTTGATGGTCACGCATAACATGGAGCAGGCCATCCGTCTTGGCAATCGTCTGATTATGATGGACAAAGGACAGATTATTCTGGACATTGATGAGCAGCGTAAGAAGAGTTTGACGGTCGAGGAGCTGCTTGGTGAATTTGCAAGAATCAGCGGTCATAAGCTATCTGATGACAGGATGGTACTTGCCTAG
- a CDS encoding ABC transporter permease — MLSSFLGAIELGLLYALMALGVYITYRILDFPDLTVDGSFTTGGAIAAVMISHGYNAWFASLAGFLGGVAAGACTGLLHTKGKINGLLSGILMMIALYSINMRILGKPNVAIMDENTVFNINPWILIPLFVIIVLLLMNWFLHTDLGLALRATGDNDRMIRSLGANTDTTKIVGVSLANGLVALSGALITQLSGFADSSMGIGMIVIGLASVIIGEAIFGARNVIHATIAVVLGSVVYRIVVAFALRVEWLDASDLKLITAIIVIFALVFPSASRAIKQKKLAKRRTAELTGVIPKSTAGGDLHA, encoded by the coding sequence ATGTTAAGCTCATTCTTGGGTGCGATTGAACTTGGTTTGCTCTATGCTTTGATGGCACTTGGGGTATATATTACCTATCGGATCCTCGATTTTCCGGATTTAACCGTCGATGGAAGCTTCACAACTGGCGGTGCGATCGCGGCGGTGATGATCTCCCATGGTTATAATGCCTGGTTTGCAAGCCTCGCAGGTTTCCTTGGAGGAGTCGCGGCTGGTGCATGCACAGGCCTGCTGCATACCAAAGGCAAGATTAACGGGCTGTTATCGGGGATATTGATGATGATCGCTCTATATTCCATTAATATGAGGATTCTGGGCAAACCTAACGTCGCAATCATGGATGAAAATACTGTGTTTAATATCAATCCATGGATTTTGATCCCGCTTTTTGTGATTATCGTTCTGCTGCTTATGAACTGGTTCCTGCATACGGATCTCGGGCTTGCGCTGCGGGCGACAGGGGATAATGACCGGATGATTCGGAGTTTAGGCGCCAATACGGACACGACCAAAATCGTCGGAGTCAGCCTTGCGAATGGCCTCGTTGCTCTGTCGGGTGCGCTGATCACTCAGTTATCCGGCTTTGCCGACAGCAGCATGGGAATCGGCATGATCGTCATCGGTCTGGCTTCCGTTATTATCGGTGAAGCGATTTTTGGTGCTCGGAACGTCATTCATGCAACGATTGCAGTCGTATTAGGATCCGTCGTCTATCGTATCGTGGTAGCCTTCGCGCTTCGGGTGGAATGGCTGGATGCTTCGGATTTGAAGCTGATTACCGCCATTATCGTTATCTTTGCACTGGTGTTCCCGTCCGCAAGCCGGGCGATCAAACAGAAGAAGCTGGCGAAGAGACGCACAGCCGAACTGACGGGTGTTATCCCTAAAAGTACAGCAGGAGGTGATCTCCATGCTTGA